The following proteins are co-located in the Colletotrichum lupini chromosome 4, complete sequence genome:
- a CDS encoding zinc-binding dehydrogenase, with protein sequence MKAVQIMSDKKSPIITLNTDMPRPTLTGAEILVRVHAAGVTGDELGWPELYETASRIPGHELSGTIAELGPDYTGNLSIGQDVYAFTSADRGQCQAEYVTCLPDEVAPKSTRISYVEAAALPIPVLTAWEAVVDHGKITTDMTVLVTGASGAVGVLAVQLVTQLGGARVIALASPRHHENLKQLGTEVLDYNDPGWTSTAGGVDVVIDTVGGNILSDVWKAVAVDGMIITVADPPPPWAFGDTVPEESFARPGVRHKYFIVSPNAERLCRASEMVEAGALKALAVKSFPFTKAKQAWECAQQRGRGHKVVVEF encoded by the coding sequence ATGAAAGCAGTCCAGATCATGAGCGACAAAAAGTCTCCCATAATCACTCTCAATACGGATATGCCAAGGCCCACGCTTACTGGCGCCGAGATCCTGGTCCGGGTGCACGCTGCCGGGGTCACCGGCGATGAACTCGGCTGGCCCGAGCTGTACGAAACCGCATCCCGGATCCCCGGCCACGAGTTATCAGGAACTATCGCCGAACTCGGCCCAGATTACACCGGAAACCTTTCCATCGGCCAAGATGTCTATGCATTCACATCAGCAGACCGTGGGCAATGCCAAGCTGAATACGTTACATGCTTGCCAGACGAGGTTGCTCCGAAATCGACTCGCATCTCTTATGTTGAGGCCGCAGCACTTCCGATTCCAGTGTTAACGGCATGGGAGGCTGTTGTGGACCATGGGAAGATTACTACAGATATGACTGTCCTAGTCACCGGGGCCTCTGGTGCCGTTGGCGTCCTTGCGGTTCAGTTGGTTACCCAGCTTGGCGGCGCTCGTGTCATTGCGCTGGCTTCACCGCGACATCACGAGAACTTGAAGCAGCTAGGTACCGAAGTCTTGGACTACAATGACCCAGGCTGGACCTCCACAGCCGGTGGTGTGGATGTCGTCATAGACACAGTTGGCGGGAATATCCTGAGCGATGTATGGAAGGCCGTGGCGGTGGACGGGATGATCATAACTGTTGCTGATCCACCGCCTCCTTGGGCATTCGGAGACACGGTACCGGAAGAGTCATTTGCACGACCTGGAGTTCGACACAAGTACTTTATTGTATCTCCCAATGCTGAGAGGTTGTGTAGGGCATCTGAGATGGTTGAAGCGGGTGCCTTGAAAGCTCTGGCAGTGAAGTCATTCCCTTTTACAAAGGCGAAGCAAGCTTGGGAGTGTGCCCAACAGAGGGGTAGAGGTCATAAAGTCGTCGTTGAGTTTTAG
- a CDS encoding NUDIX domain-containing protein, protein MRVAALLFRQSGLNPRSKLNDFQSTLIRPSIPTAHSAIITRTMSTVTLKDSGIQVELPNGLSEDQLLGFRPFNDWVKGLNNSLSLQAKSKDHPFHQDPYRLRGITVQAFDIFGSGRVGFLKVRADVKNEAGEGLPASIFLRGPSVGMLVMLVPDDAPPDSDERYVVLTVQPRVPVGSLSFVELPAGMVDDSGSFAGAAAKEIQEELGLEIHESKLTCLSELAGAGRSSGNEADEGLAEAMYPSAGGCDEFVTLYSHEKRIPREQLKEWSGKLTGLRDHGEKITLKLVPMKDLWREGARDAKCLAAVALWEGLRREGKL, encoded by the exons ATGAGAGTCGCCGCGCTTCTGTTTCGACAAAGTGGTCTCAACCCGAGATCAAAACTGAATGATTTCCAATCAACTCTCATACGACCAAGCATTCCAACTGCGCATTCAGCCATCATTACCCGAACCATGTCGACAGTCACACTGAAAGACAGCGGTATCCAGGTCGAGCTGCCTAATGGCCTGTCGGAAGACCAACTACTAGGTTTCCGACCATTTAAC GATTGGGTCAAGGGCCTCAACAACTCCCTAAGCCTGCAAGCCAAGAGCAAAGACCACCCATTCCACCAAGACCCCTACCGCCTACGCGGCATCACAGTTCAGGCCTTTGACATCTTTGGATCCGGCCGCGTCGGTTTCCTCAAGGTGAGGGCCGATGTCAAGAATGAGGCAGGAGAGGGTCTCCCAGCCAGCATATTCCTTCGCGGACCCAGCGTCGGCATGCTGGTGATGCTCGTCCCCGATGACGCCCCGCCCGACAGCGATGAGCGCTATGTCGTGCTGACGGTGCAGCCCCGCGTGCCGGTCGGCAGTCTGTCATTTGTTGAGTTGCCCGCCGGCATGGTCGACGACAGCGGTAGCTTCGCAGGCGCGGCGGCAAAAGAAATTCAGGAGGAGCTGGGCTTGGAGATCCACGAATCGAAACTGACGTGCCTGAGCGAGCTGGCCGGCGCGGGCAGATCATCTGGGAACGAAGCTGATGAGGGCTTAGCAGAGGCGATGTACCCCTCTGCCGGCGGCTGTGACGAGTTCGTGACGCTGTATAGCCACGAGAAGAGGATCCCTCGCGAGCAATTGAAGGAGTGGAGCGGCAAGCTGACTGGGCTGCGGGATCACGGAGAGAAGATTACGTTGAAGCTGGTGCCGATGAAGGATCTGTGGCGGGAGGGCGCGCGGGATGCAAAGTGTCTTGCGGCTGTGGCTCTTTGGGAGGGACTCCGGCGCGAGGGCAAGTTATGA
- a CDS encoding homoserine O-acetyltransferase — translation MKCQRIASQALRQARAPASRVQAPSVFRSSKVAAAAPLGNRQCAHQFHSKPARKASNSPGDASNPAMAFPCLDALENRSASLEARYESSGPEPSYTAGATEVYHCKDPLLLDWGGVLPEFDIAYESWGKMNADKSNVILLHTGLSASSHAHSTESNPNPGWWEKFIGPGLALDTDKYHVICTNVIGGCYGSTGPSSIDPADGQRYATRFPILTMEDMVRAQFRLLDGLGVDKLYASVGSSMGGMQSLGAGVLFPDRVGRIVSISGCARSHPYSIAMRHTQRQVLMMDPNWNRGFYYGRVPPHAGMKLAREIATVTYRSGPEWEQRFGRRRADPSKPPALCPDFLIETYLDHAGEKFCLTYDPNSLLYVSKAMDLFDLGRENQLAANARRAEREKLLQSGESPARNDAACSLTLPEKPYVEQPESNAGTADQSVEVSSRPPEDLIAGLAPLRDTPALVIGVASDILFPAWQQREVAEALKLAGNRNVAHYELSEEMSFFGHDTFLLDLKNIGGNLKNFLG, via the coding sequence ATGAAGTGCCAAAGAATCGCCTCGCAGGCCCTTCGCCAGGCCCGCGCACCAGCATCGCGCGTCCAAGCTCCCTCCGTTTTCCGGAGCTCCAAAGTCGCGGCGGCAGCTCCTCTTGGCAACCGGCAATGCGCCCACCAGTTCCACTCCAAGCCGGCGCGGAAGGCTTCGAACAGCCCCGGCGATGCGTCAAATCCGGCAATGGCATTTCCATGCCTTGACGCTCTCGAGAACCGATCCGCGAGCCTCGAAGCACGGTACGAATCGAGCGGCCCCGAGCCGTCTTATACCGCCGGCGCGACAGAAGTATACCACTGCAAGGACCCTCTCCTGCTCGACTGGGGCGGTGTTCTACCTGAATTCGACATCGCATATGAATCGTGGGGCAAGATGAACGCCGACAAGTCCAACGTCATTCTCTTGCACACTGGCCTCTCGGCGTCGTCTCACGCGCATTCGACAGAGAGCAACCCCAACCCCGGTTGGTGGGAGAAGTTCATCGGACCGGGGTTGGCTTTAGATACCGATAAATACCACGTTATCTGCACAAACGTAATAGGAGGCTGCTACGGCTCAACAGGACCGAGCAGTATCGACCCAGCAGACGGACAGCGGTACGCGACAAGATTTCCCATCTTGACCATGGAGGACATGGTGCGCGCGCAGTTCCGCCTCCTCGACGGCCTCGGCGTAGACAAGCTCTACGCCAGCGTCGGCTCGAGCATGGGCGGTATGCAATCGCTCGGTGCAGGCGTCCTCTTCCCGGACCGCGTCGGCCGGATCGTCTCCATCAGCGGCTGCGCCCGATCTCACCCTTACAGCATCGCGATGCGCCACACGCAGCGGCAGGTGCTGATGATGGACCCGAACTGGAACAGAGGGTTCTACTACGGCAGGGTGCCGCCGCACGCGGGGATGAAGCTCGCGCGCGAGATTGCAACCGTCACGTACCGGTCGGGACCGGAGTGGGAGCAGAGGTTCGGCAGGCGGAGGGCGGACCCGAGCAAACCGCCTGCGCTGTGCCCTGATTTCTTGATCGAGACGTACCTCGATCACGCCGGAGAAAAGTTCTGCTTGACGTACGATCCTAATAGTCTGCTCTATGTCAGCAAGGCGATGGATCTTTTCGACTTGGGGAGGGAGAACCAGCTCGCTGCCAACGCGAGGAGAGCAGAGCGCGAGAAGCTTCTGCAGTCTGGCGAGTCGCCCGCGCGGAATGATGCCGCCTGCAGTCTTACGCTGCCCGAGAAGCCCTACGTGGAGCAGCCAGAATCCAACGCCGGCACGGCCGATCAGTCCGTCGAGGTGTCCTCCAGGCCGCCTGAAGACCTCATTGCGGGCCTTGCGCCTCTGAGAGACACTCCTGCTCTCGTGATTGGTGTGGCGAGTGACATCCTCTTCCCCGCGTGGCAGCAGAGGGAAGTGGCCGAGGCATTGAAGCTCGCGGGCAATAGGAACGTTGCGCACTATGAGCTGAGCGAGGAGATGAGTTTCTTTGGACACGACACGTTCCTGTTGGATCTAAAGAACATTGGCGGGAACTTGAAAAATTTCCTGGGATAA